From Bacillus basilensis, a single genomic window includes:
- the yaaA gene encoding S4 domain-containing protein YaaA: protein MKRIKISTEYITLGQFLKLADVIDTGGAVKWFLQEYEVYVNQELENRRGRKLYANDIIEIPGSGTFQVQA, encoded by the coding sequence ATGAAACGTATTAAAATTTCAACAGAGTATATTACACTAGGACAATTTTTAAAGTTAGCCGATGTAATTGATACAGGTGGCGCTGTAAAATGGTTTTTACAAGAATATGAAGTGTACGTGAATCAAGAACTTGAAAATAGAAGAGGTCGCAAACTGTATGCGAACGATATTATTGAAATTCCAGGAAGCGGAACTTTCCAAGTTCAGGCATAA
- the recF gene encoding DNA replication/repair protein RecF, with protein sequence MFIKEIQLKNYRNYEKLELSFEDKVNVIIGENAQGKTNLMEAIYVLAMAKSHRTSNDRELIRWDEDYGQIKGSLQKRNSSLSLELNISKKGKKAKLNQLEQQKLSQYIGEMNVVMFAPEDLNLVKGSPQVRRRFLDMELGQIAPVYLYELSQYQKVLTQRNHLLKKMQGNSKNEETMLDVFTLQLIEHGTKILRKRFEFLHLLQEWAAPIHRGISRGLEGLEIIYKPSVDVSESMDLSKIKEVYYESFQSVKQREIFRGTTLIGPHRDDLQFFVNGKNVQVFGSQGQQRTTALSLKLAEIELIYSEVKEYPILLLDDVLSELDDYRQSHLLNTIQGKVQTFVTTTSVDGIEHETLKEAKTIHVTNGTVDCEIDRA encoded by the coding sequence TTGTTTATTAAAGAAATACAATTAAAAAACTATCGCAATTATGAAAAATTAGAGCTTTCCTTTGAGGATAAGGTCAATGTAATTATTGGCGAAAATGCACAAGGGAAAACAAATTTGATGGAAGCTATTTACGTATTAGCGATGGCGAAATCTCATAGAACCTCTAATGATCGTGAGCTCATTCGCTGGGATGAAGATTATGGTCAAATCAAAGGTAGCTTGCAAAAAAGAAACAGTTCTTTGTCTTTAGAGTTAAATATTTCTAAAAAAGGCAAAAAGGCAAAGTTAAATCAACTTGAACAACAAAAACTAAGCCAATACATCGGTGAAATGAATGTTGTCATGTTTGCCCCAGAAGATTTAAATCTTGTAAAAGGAAGCCCTCAAGTAAGAAGACGCTTTTTAGATATGGAACTTGGACAAATAGCACCCGTTTATTTGTATGAACTAAGTCAATATCAAAAGGTGCTCACGCAACGAAATCACTTGCTTAAAAAAATGCAAGGGAATAGCAAAAATGAGGAAACGATGTTGGATGTATTTACACTTCAACTCATTGAACATGGTACAAAAATATTGCGAAAACGTTTTGAGTTTTTGCACTTACTACAAGAATGGGCTGCACCAATCCATCGTGGGATTAGTAGAGGATTAGAGGGGTTAGAAATCATCTATAAACCAAGCGTAGATGTATCAGAATCAATGGATTTGTCGAAAATAAAAGAAGTATACTATGAAAGTTTTCAATCCGTGAAACAACGTGAAATTTTCCGTGGTACGACTTTAATAGGTCCTCATCGTGATGATTTACAATTCTTCGTTAATGGTAAAAATGTTCAAGTCTTTGGTTCGCAAGGACAACAACGAACGACCGCACTGTCCCTAAAATTAGCTGAAATTGAATTGATTTACTCAGAAGTTAAGGAATACCCAATTCTTTTATTAGATGATGTTTTATCAGAGCTAGATGATTATCGTCAATCACATCTGTTAAATACAATTCAAGGTAAGGTGCAAACATTTGTGACAACGACGAGTGTCGACGGAATTGAACACGAAACATTGAAAGAAGCAAAAACAATTCATGTAACGAACGGCACGGTAGATTGTGAAATAGATAGGGCATAA
- the gyrB gene encoding DNA topoisomerase (ATP-hydrolyzing) subunit B, translated as MDQKQMQENAYDESQIQVLEGLEAVRKRPGMYIGSTSGKGLHHLVWEIVDNSIDEALAGYCDEINVSIEEDNSILVTDNGRGIPVGIQEKMGRPAVEVIMTVLHAGGKFGGGGYKVSGGLHGVGASVVNALSTELEVFVHRDGKIHYQKYERGIPVADLKVIGDTNQTGTITRFKPDPEIFKETTEYEFDTLATRMRELAFLNRNIKLTIEDKREHKQKKEFHYEGGIKSYVEHLNRSKQPIHEEPVYVEGSKDGIQVEVSLQYNEGYTNHIYSFTNNIHTYEGGTHEVGFKTALTRVINDYGRKNNILKDADSNLTGEDVREGLTAIVSIKHPNPQFEGQTKTKLGNSEARTITESVFSEAFEKFLLENPNVARKIVDKGTMAARARVAAKKARELTRRKSALEVSSLPGKLADCSSKDPAISEIYIVEGDSAGGSAKQGRDRHFQAILPLKGKIINVEKARLDKILSNDEVRTIITAIGTNIGGDFDIEKARYHKIIIMTDADVDGAHIRTLLLTFFYRYMRQIIECGYIYIAQPPLFKVQQGKKIQYAYNDKELEKILAELPAQPKPGIQRYKGLGEMNPTQLWETTMDPEVRSLLQVSLQDAIEADETFEILMGDKVEPRRNFIQENAKYVKNLDI; from the coding sequence ATGGACCAAAAACAAATGCAAGAGAACGCATATGATGAAAGCCAAATACAGGTGCTTGAGGGACTAGAGGCAGTTCGGAAACGTCCAGGTATGTATATTGGATCTACGAGTGGAAAAGGACTTCACCACCTTGTATGGGAAATTGTCGATAATAGTATCGATGAAGCATTAGCAGGATATTGCGATGAAATTAATGTTAGCATCGAAGAAGATAATAGTATTCTTGTAACCGATAATGGACGTGGTATTCCAGTTGGTATACAAGAAAAAATGGGACGTCCTGCAGTAGAGGTTATTATGACCGTCCTTCACGCTGGTGGTAAATTTGGCGGTGGCGGTTATAAAGTTTCTGGCGGTTTGCATGGTGTTGGAGCATCTGTTGTAAATGCATTATCAACAGAACTAGAGGTATTTGTACATCGTGATGGTAAAATCCATTACCAAAAATACGAAAGAGGTATTCCGGTTGCTGATTTAAAAGTTATCGGTGATACAAATCAAACAGGAACAATAACTCGCTTTAAGCCAGATCCAGAAATCTTTAAAGAGACGACAGAATATGAATTTGATACGTTAGCAACTCGTATGCGTGAGTTGGCGTTTTTAAATCGTAATATTAAATTAACAATTGAAGATAAGCGTGAACATAAGCAAAAGAAAGAGTTCCATTATGAAGGTGGAATTAAATCTTATGTGGAGCATTTAAATCGTTCAAAACAACCAATCCATGAAGAGCCTGTATATGTGGAAGGTTCAAAAGATGGAATCCAGGTTGAAGTTTCGTTGCAATATAACGAAGGATATACAAATCATATTTACTCATTTACAAATAATATTCATACGTATGAAGGTGGTACACATGAGGTAGGATTCAAAACTGCCCTAACGCGTGTAATCAACGATTATGGTCGAAAAAATAATATTTTAAAGGATGCGGATAGTAATTTAACTGGTGAAGATGTTCGTGAAGGTTTAACAGCGATCGTATCAATTAAACATCCAAATCCACAATTTGAAGGACAAACGAAGACGAAACTTGGAAATAGTGAAGCGAGAACGATTACAGAATCTGTATTCTCGGAGGCCTTTGAAAAGTTCTTACTAGAAAATCCAAATGTTGCGCGTAAAATTGTAGATAAAGGTACGATGGCAGCGCGCGCGCGTGTAGCTGCTAAAAAAGCTCGTGAATTAACACGTAGAAAGAGTGCATTAGAAGTTTCAAGTTTACCAGGTAAATTAGCGGATTGTTCTTCGAAAGATCCAGCAATCAGTGAAATTTACATCGTAGAGGGTGACTCTGCCGGCGGATCTGCGAAACAAGGACGTGACCGTCATTTCCAAGCGATTTTACCACTTAAAGGTAAAATTATTAACGTTGAAAAGGCGCGATTAGATAAAATTTTATCTAATGATGAAGTGCGTACAATTATTACAGCAATTGGTACAAATATTGGTGGGGATTTCGATATTGAGAAGGCTCGTTATCATAAAATTATTATTATGACGGATGCCGACGTGGATGGTGCACATATACGTACCCTATTATTAACGTTCTTCTATCGTTATATGCGTCAAATAATTGAGTGTGGTTATATCTATATTGCACAACCACCATTGTTTAAAGTACAACAAGGTAAAAAAATTCAATATGCTTACAACGATAAGGAACTTGAAAAAATACTAGCTGAATTACCAGCCCAACCTAAACCTGGAATTCAGCGTTATAAAGGTCTAGGGGAAATGAATCCAACACAGCTGTGGGAGACAACAATGGACCCAGAAGTACGTTCGTTACTTCAAGTTTCTCTTCAAGATGCAATTGAAGCAGATGAAACATTTGAGATTTTAATGGGGGATAAAGTAGAGCCACGCCGTAACTTTATCCAAGAAAATGCAAAATACGTGAAAAACCTTGATATTTAA